The Chryseobacterium muglaense genome includes the window AGTCTATTCAGTTTTGACAAGTATAAACAAGCTTATATATCAGTTCAAGATGGAAAACACGGAGACATTATCCGTTTTTTTACCCATGAAAGAACTGGAGTAAAGATGTATTATTCTATTGTTTTCCAAGATAGCGGAGATATAATCCAATTTATTAAAAAAAGAATTCTTCGAAATACCAATGCATCTCCAGAGGAAATTAATCGTGAGTTGAAAGATTATTTGGGTTTAGGAGATATAAAAGATATTCTTAAAAAAGAAGCTATATATTTTCAAAAAAAGAGTCAACCAAATGAACCAAATTTTAAAGCTTACGGAAACATTATCCAGAAACTAAATCAACATTATAAATACCTAATTGGCTTTAGGAAGCTATCGCAAGAGGTTTTAGAGTCTGATTTATTCAATAATATATTTTTCACTTATCAAACATATGCCAACGAGAGCCTAGGATTTTATCTTAAGAATATCAATGGGAAAATAGTTGGTATTAACCGGATTCAGACAGAAGAAAATGAATTCTTTAATAAGAAATGGTTTGACAAAGATTCTCAGAATAGAGTAGGCTTCACCTTTTCAAATAAATTAGTAAATACGGAGACATTATCCATTTTTGAAAGTATTTTTGATGCGATAAGTTTTCATGAAATTTATAAGTTAGATTCCATTCAGTATTGCTCTACTAACGGTGAACTAAGTTTTAGAAAATCTCAACTTTTACATGATTATTTTATGCAAAATAGTTTCAACAAGGTCATTTTGGGGAATGATAATGATTTAGCTGGAAATTATTTTAATTTAAATATCATTGGAACTTTCATTAAAGAAATTACGAAAATTAGTAAATCAGAGAACAATATTTGTATTGAATTACAAAGTGTTGCAGAGAGAAAAAAGATTAATATTTTACTGCAGTTTTTCAAAAAATCAAATTCTAAATTCATCCTGGATGATGATACCGAACTTCCACAATCTTATTTTACGGAAACATTATCCGGAAATATAAATGTTTATTTTTTCATTATTCCTAATGAGCAAGAATCTATTCAATTTTTTGTAGGTTTGCTTACGCGAGCCTGGGATTTAGAAAGTATAATTACAATCTATCAGCCTATTCATAAAGATTTCAACGAAGACCTTATTCAATATAAAAACACAATTCATGGCTAAAAAAGAAGCGCAACCATCTGTAAAAAGAGAAATGTTAACCTCAAAACCTAGAAAGAAAGTACTTATTTCTAATGATTTTCGGGAAATTTTAATTTCGCAGGAAACATCTATTATCGAGCAGAGAATTATTACTATGATTCTGTCTGCCATTAAAGATGAGCAGTCTATGTTTATTAGTGTGAAGCCTCCAATTGCAGATTCTACCAACAAACAATTGTCATTTGATGATTATTTTGAAGGCTGGGCACATCAGGGAGTTATTGATTTCTCTGTTTCTATCAATGATTTGAATCCAGGTAGAAAGATGAAAAATTCTGTGATACAAGAGGCATTGGTTAATATGACCAATATAAATTGGCTAAGGCTTAAAGATGATACAATCAATGGATATAAGGCGGTTCCTTTTATCCTAGAACCGAGTTGGAATAAGAAAAATATTTTTTTCAAAATGGATAAAGCTGTAATGCAGCATCTTTTGAACATGTCTCAGTATTATTCTATAAAAAAAGATCTGTCTTTTAACACATCAACCAACAATACCCTTCGTTTCCTAATGTGGATTGTAAAATTTAATAAACTAGGAGGAGTAGTGAAAGATTACACACAGTTGTTAAAAGAACTCTTTATTCCACTAAACAAATATGAAGGTCATTATCG containing:
- a CDS encoding toprim domain-containing protein: MDYLMNWDKIKTEIDIEQYFLFKMGSLFSFDKYKQAYISVQDGKHGDIIRFFTHERTGVKMYYSIVFQDSGDIIQFIKKRILRNTNASPEEINRELKDYLGLGDIKDILKKEAIYFQKKSQPNEPNFKAYGNIIQKLNQHYKYLIGFRKLSQEVLESDLFNNIFFTYQTYANESLGFYLKNINGKIVGINRIQTEENEFFNKKWFDKDSQNRVGFTFSNKLVNTETLSIFESIFDAISFHEIYKLDSIQYCSTNGELSFRKSQLLHDYFMQNSFNKVILGNDNDLAGNYFNLNIIGTFIKEITKISKSENNICIELQSVAERKKINILLQFFKKSNSKFILDDDTELPQSYFTETLSGNINVYFFIIPNEQESIQFFVGLLTRAWDLESIITIYQPIHKDFNEDLIQYKNTIHG
- a CDS encoding replication initiation protein; this encodes MAKKEAQPSVKREMLTSKPRKKVLISNDFREILISQETSIIEQRIITMILSAIKDEQSMFISVKPPIADSTNKQLSFDDYFEGWAHQGVIDFSVSINDLNPGRKMKNSVIQEALVNMTNINWLRLKDDTINGYKAVPFILEPSWNKKNIFFKMDKAVMQHLLNMSQYYSIKKDLSFNTSTNNTLRFLMWIVKFNKLGGVVKDYTQLLKELFIPLNKYEGHYRFERDFLVRVKADLDNFNDISFNYSYKEGNYHFVIYNTQNAVGVDEKFPTLDQLQIERALKYLKKQRGLDDQQVRVMKKLYEVKGYKELSKHLKRKIEINLKGEGYIKAVFALLEQI